ATTCAACCAACTTATTGAACCACGTCGCCCCGATTTGAGCTCCACGGCCTCAGCAACCTGCATGAACTTACAATATGACCGGATGATTTCCGGTAACCACTACCTGGCGGAAGACGCTGAACTGAACTTCCGCCGGGCTCAGGCTCGAGATCGCCTGGAGCGTTTCAACGCTTGCTCCAAGGCCGATCAATACAAACGTCGTCAACTGCTCGAAGAACTGCTGCAACAGGACGCGTCCGCCATCGAAGCGGAGAACCCCTTTTACTGCAGCTACGGCTACCACATTCGCTTTCAGGGCTCTGCCTTCCTGAACTTCAATGTGACGATGCTGGACGAAGCCCCGATCACCATCGGTGCGCGCTTCCAGGCCGGCCCCAATGCGCAGTTGATCACGGTAGGCCACCCGATCGATGCCGAGCAACGCGCTGCCGGCTGGGAAATCGCCAAGCCCATCGTGATTGGTAATGACGTCTGGATGGGTGCCGGTGCCATCGTGCTCTGCGGTGTGACCATTGGCGACCGCGTCGTAATCGGCGCTGGCTCCGTGGTAACGCACGACATCCCCAGCGACTGCGTGGTGGTCGGTACGCCCGCCCGCATCCTGCGCCACTTGACGCCTCCCGGCGCCGCTCCGGTGACCAACCCTCCCCTGACGGCTTAATCGGTCTCGCCTGATCCATACAGGTTACCCGTATTTCAGCCCCTGCCCTCGCCGGCGGGGGCTTTTCTTTTCAAAAACGTCACCCTTGTGCGCTGCGGGATTGCGCCCGCCGCACCAACCCTTCGATACTCGCCCGCATGTCCAACGAACCCCTTTCTTCCTCCGACCGCAGCCGCCTCCGTGGCCTGGCTCAGGCACTCAAGCCGGCCGTCACCATCGGCAAGGCCGGTCTCACGCCTCCCGTGATCAAGGAGCTTGAATTCAACCTGGAGCGCCATGAGCTGATCAAGGTGCGCCTGCCCGAGCTGGAGCGCGACCAGCGCGCCGAACTGCTCCACCAGCTCTGCGACACCGTCGGCGCCACCCTCTGCGGAGCGGTAGGCCACACCGCCAGCATCTACCGCTACAGCAAGAGCGCCGAACAGCACGTGATGTAGGGCGCCGGACGGCCATTCGTCTTTTTAGAGATACAAATCTGCCTGGATTGTAGAAAGGGTCGATACCTCCCGCTCAGGCCTCCGGTCCATCGGCGTGACCTTCCTGCAGTTGCCAGAATTGGAGCAGCGGGCCGTGGGTGCCGTAGAGCGGATCGGTCTTGGGGGCGGGGACTTGGGGGATGCTTTCGTTCGCCTCCGCCAAGTCGTCAGGGTTGTCGCGCTTCATGTCCTGCTTCTGGCCAGGCGGATAACAGCCCACGACCTCGAAGTCGCCCTCGCTCTCCAACAGACAATGCGCGACGCCGGCCGGGATCACGACCGCATCGCCGGTTTTGAATTCCACCACCGGGCCTTCCGGCCCGCCAAACTGGACGCGGGCTTGCCCTTGGTAGCAGACGAGGGCCTCGTGGGCGCGACTGTGATAGTGGTGAAAATCGTAGATGCCCCAGCGCCAACAGTTGCCCCAGTGGTGGAGGCCCACGCGCTCCTCGATGGCATCGGCTATCTGCTCCCCTCCCTCCGGAAAGAGGCCCTGGTAGTGCAAGAGCGGCAGGCGCTCGTTACCGGGGAAGTTACCCTGCGGGCGAATCAGATACGGTTTGACCTGGGGAGACGGAGTAAGCGATTCCATGCCGCCAGTTTAACCGTTCCCCGAGTGCAATGCCAGCCGGCGGGGTTGAATATCGCGCAGCCCTACCCTTCGCTTTTCAGCTCATCCTGATATTTGCGGTAGAGCCCGCGAAACTGGTGGTAGCTGAGGCCCAACTGGTCGGCGGCTTTGCGCTGGTGGTATTGGCACTCGGCCAAGGCACGTTGCAGGGCCTCGACTTCCAGTTCCCGCACCCGGTCGTTGAGCGGGCGACGGTCGACCGTCGTCGGTTTCACGACCGACGGGGCCGGGCTTTCAACCGCTGACGGCTCCAGCTCGCGCACGCGCTGGGAGGCCTGCTGCTCGGGCGAGAAGGGATCGAAGACGATTTCAGCCGCCTCAATTTTTGGGTCGGGGCTTTGATACACCGCGCGCTCGACCACATTCTTGAGCTGGCGAATATTGCCGGGCCAGGGGTATTGGAGCAACGTCGCCACCGCGTCGTCGGTAAACTCCCAGACGCCGCGCCTCCCCAGCTCCTGCGCCATACGGTTGGCAAAGGAGTGGGCCAGCAGCATGATATCGTCGCGCCGCTCGCGCAGGGGCGGCAGGAAGAGCACGTCGAAGCTCAGGCGGTCGAGCAAGTCGCGCTTGAATTTGCCCTCGTCGGCCAGCGCCGGCAGGTCGGCATTGGTCGCGCCGACCACGCGCACATCGGTCTGAATCGTCTCACTGCTGCCCACCCGCTCGAACTGCCCGTATTCGACTACGCGCAGGATCTTCTCCTGCACCGGCATGGGCAGGAGGCCGATCTCATCGAGAAAGAGCGTGCCGCCCTCCGCCTGCTCGAAGCGGCCCAGCCGGCGACGCGAGGCACCGGTAAACGAGCCCGCTTCGTGGCCAAACAGCTCGCTCTCAAGCACACTGGGAGACAGGGCCGCGCAGTTGAGCGCCACCAGCGGCTGTTGCCACCGCGTGGAGAGGTAGTGCAGGCGGCGCACCGCAAGCTCTTTGCCCGTGCCGCGTTCGCCGATCAAGAGGACGGGCCGGTCGACCCTGGCGACACGCGAAAGGCGCTCCTGGAAGGCAACGAAGGCTTCGGATTCGCCCAGAGCGTCGCGCGGAGTGGAATCGGCGGGAGATGCCATAAGTTCGCGGCGAGATTTACCAACTTGTGGCACACGCTACCAGCCAAAACCGCATTCAAGAAAAACCTGGCGTGCAAGATACTGATAGCCAAAGACAAGCAATATCGCCTCCCCGTTTGGCATCCTCGCTGCAATGAGAAGAAACCTAAAAACGAAACTTAAATCATCATGAGCATCTTTTCCCGCTTCCAAGACATCATCCGCGCCAACCTCAACTCCATGCTGGAGAAGGCCGAAGACCCCGAAAAGCTCATCAAGCTGATGATCCAGGAGATGGAGGACACCCTCGTCGACCTGAAGGCATCCTGCGCCGGAGCCATGGCCCAGCAGGCCCAGGTGATGCGCCTGCGCAACCAGGCCCAGGAGCGTGCTGAGCGTTGGGCCGAGAAGGCGACCCTCGCCCTCGACAAGGGTCGCGAAGACCTCGCCCGCGAGGCGCTGGTCGAAAAGCGCACTTTCCAGGCCGAGGCCGACAACCGCGAGGCCGAGGTGAGCAACTTCGACGAGATCATCGCCAAATACCGCGAAGACATCAATCAGCTGGAAGAGAAGCTGGAATCCGCCCGCAACAAGCATCGCGTGCTGATCCAGCGCGCCTTCCAGGCCAAGCGCCGCCAGGATGCGCAGACGAAGATCCGTTACGCCGATTCGAGCGATGCCGTGGCCCGCTTCGACCACTTCGAAAACCGCATCGAGCGCCTCGAGGCCGAAAACGAGCTGATCAACCCGAAGCGCACGCGCTCCCTCGACGACGAGTTCGCCAAGCTGGAGCACGACGACGCGATCGAGCAGGAGCTGCAGGCCCTGAAGGCCAAGAAGGCGGGAAACCCGTCGAGCGAGGCGTAATTGCCTCGCGTAATCCGCCCTGCCTCGCTACCCTCACACCCGATTACGGCACGTTATCATGGCTGCATTCATTCCCGTTATAGTAGTCTTCATCGTCATCGGGCTGCCCGTCATCTGCTTCACGCTGGTCATGCTCGCCAAGATGAACCGACGCGACGGCCGCTCTTCCGCCACCAGTGAAGAAGCGGCCCTGCTGCAAGAAATGCACGACAGCCTCAACCGCCTCGAAAAGCGCATCGAAGCGCTCGAAACCATCACCACCGACCGCACACCGCGGTCCACCCCTCCCCCTATTCGATGAACCGCTGCAAATTTTCCCGCAACTTCAAGCGCACCTACGGAGACCGCGCCCATCGCAACCGCTCCGAGTCGACCGGCCCGCTCTACCGCGCCCGCGACGGCATGATCTTCGGCGTCTGCAAAGGTCTCGCCAATCGCGCAGAGCTCAACGTCTTCTGGGTCCGCCTGCTCTTCGTGGTGGGCCTCCTGATGACGGGGATCTGGCCGATGCTGATCATCTACCTCCTCGCCGCTATCTTTATGCGCCCCGAACCGATGATCGAGCCCCAGGACGACGAGGCTCGGGACTTTTACAACAGCTACGCGACCGACCGCACCTGGGCCATGCGTCGCCTCCGCAACAAGCTGCGCGATCTCGAAAGCCGCACGACCAGCCTCGAAGGCCGCGTCGTCGACCGCGAATACTCCTGGGAGCAGCGCCTGCGCTCCGGCCAGTAGGCTAACGCCTTGGGCGCAAACCGGGGGCTATACCTAATAGCAGACCCTTCGCCGGGGAATTTTGCTCGACGGTGCGCAGGTGGCGGTCTTAACTAGTGGGCGGACTGACTCGTGTGCCACGCCCAAGCCACAGGGGCGCAAGGATTTATTCGCGAATGGAAATCAGCGCTCACCCCTTCTTCGAAAATATCACGCCGCAGATGGCACAGCCGCTGGTGGACGCATCCCAGATC
The nucleotide sequence above comes from Verrucomicrobiota bacterium JB022. Encoded proteins:
- the pspA gene encoding phage shock protein PspA, encoding MSIFSRFQDIIRANLNSMLEKAEDPEKLIKLMIQEMEDTLVDLKASCAGAMAQQAQVMRLRNQAQERAERWAEKATLALDKGREDLAREALVEKRTFQAEADNREAEVSNFDEIIAKYREDINQLEEKLESARNKHRVLIQRAFQAKRRQDAQTKIRYADSSDAVARFDHFENRIERLEAENELINPKRTRSLDDEFAKLEHDDAIEQELQALKAKKAGNPSSEA
- a CDS encoding cupin domain-containing protein; the protein is MESLTPSPQVKPYLIRPQGNFPGNERLPLLHYQGLFPEGGEQIADAIEERVGLHHWGNCWRWGIYDFHHYHSRAHEALVCYQGQARVQFGGPEGPVVEFKTGDAVVIPAGVAHCLLESEGDFEVVGCYPPGQKQDMKRDNPDDLAEANESIPQVPAPKTDPLYGTHGPLLQFWQLQEGHADGPEA
- a CDS encoding YhbY family RNA-binding protein gives rise to the protein MSNEPLSSSDRSRLRGLAQALKPAVTIGKAGLTPPVIKELEFNLERHELIKVRLPELERDQRAELLHQLCDTVGATLCGAVGHTASIYRYSKSAEQHVM
- the pspF gene encoding phage shock protein operon transcriptional activator → MASPADSTPRDALGESEAFVAFQERLSRVARVDRPVLLIGERGTGKELAVRRLHYLSTRWQQPLVALNCAALSPSVLESELFGHEAGSFTGASRRRLGRFEQAEGGTLFLDEIGLLPMPVQEKILRVVEYGQFERVGSSETIQTDVRVVGATNADLPALADEGKFKRDLLDRLSFDVLFLPPLRERRDDIMLLAHSFANRMAQELGRRGVWEFTDDAVATLLQYPWPGNIRQLKNVVERAVYQSPDPKIEAAEIVFDPFSPEQQASQRVRELEPSAVESPAPSVVKPTTVDRRPLNDRVRELEVEALQRALAECQYHQRKAADQLGLSYHQFRGLYRKYQDELKSEG
- the pspB gene encoding envelope stress response membrane protein PspB is translated as MAAFIPVIVVFIVIGLPVICFTLVMLAKMNRRDGRSSATSEEAALLQEMHDSLNRLEKRIEALETITTDRTPRSTPPPIR
- a CDS encoding PspC domain-containing protein, with translation MNRCKFSRNFKRTYGDRAHRNRSESTGPLYRARDGMIFGVCKGLANRAELNVFWVRLLFVVGLLMTGIWPMLIIYLLAAIFMRPEPMIEPQDDEARDFYNSYATDRTWAMRRLRNKLRDLESRTTSLEGRVVDREYSWEQRLRSGQ
- a CDS encoding sugar O-acetyltransferase → MNLQYDRMISGNHYLAEDAELNFRRAQARDRLERFNACSKADQYKRRQLLEELLQQDASAIEAENPFYCSYGYHIRFQGSAFLNFNVTMLDEAPITIGARFQAGPNAQLITVGHPIDAEQRAAGWEIAKPIVIGNDVWMGAGAIVLCGVTIGDRVVIGAGSVVTHDIPSDCVVVGTPARILRHLTPPGAAPVTNPPLTA